A single genomic interval of Rosistilla ulvae harbors:
- a CDS encoding PIG-L deacetylase family protein: MRHCKLLFTMAMMLSVSSNLIWAENKEESGDGKLRIICFGAHPDDAEYKSGGTAALWAKQGHHVKLVSVTNGDIGHWQMAGGALAKRRIAESAEVAKRLGVTSQVLDIHDGELMPTLENRRTITRLIREWEADIVIAHRPWDYHPDHRYVGVLVQDAAFMVTVPFFCPDVPALKKNPLFLYSSDRFKKPYPFDPDIAVAIDDVFEQKVDALMALESQTFEGGALGNAEKMADVPPASQPELRREWLRKRWDQRAGGESRQYRQALSRWYGPERGEQVKYAEAFEICEYGLQPSNEEIRKMFPFFGTSD; the protein is encoded by the coding sequence ATGAGGCACTGCAAACTGCTGTTCACGATGGCGATGATGCTGTCTGTAAGTTCGAATTTGATTTGGGCTGAGAACAAAGAGGAGAGCGGCGATGGAAAGCTGCGGATCATCTGTTTTGGGGCGCACCCCGACGATGCGGAATACAAGAGTGGCGGGACGGCGGCGCTGTGGGCCAAGCAGGGGCATCATGTCAAGCTAGTTTCGGTGACCAATGGCGATATCGGCCATTGGCAGATGGCCGGCGGAGCTCTGGCAAAACGACGGATCGCGGAATCGGCAGAGGTCGCAAAACGGTTGGGGGTGACTTCGCAAGTCCTCGACATCCACGACGGCGAGTTGATGCCGACGCTCGAAAACCGTCGCACGATCACCCGTTTGATCCGCGAGTGGGAAGCGGACATCGTGATCGCGCACCGTCCCTGGGACTATCACCCCGACCATCGCTACGTCGGTGTCTTGGTACAGGATGCCGCGTTTATGGTCACGGTTCCTTTTTTCTGCCCCGACGTCCCGGCTCTGAAAAAGAACCCGTTGTTTCTTTATTCGAGCGACCGTTTCAAGAAACCCTATCCGTTTGATCCCGATATCGCGGTAGCCATCGATGACGTCTTCGAGCAGAAAGTCGACGCGTTGATGGCGTTGGAGTCGCAAACGTTTGAAGGAGGTGCGTTGGGGAACGCCGAAAAAATGGCAGACGTGCCGCCGGCGTCGCAGCCCGAATTGCGTCGAGAATGGCTGCGCAAACGTTGGGATCAACGGGCCGGTGGGGAATCGCGGCAATATCGTCAGGCGCTCAGTCGCTGGTACGGACCCGAACGAGGCGAGCAGGTCAAATATGCCGAAGCCTTCGAGATCTGTGAGTATGGTCTACAACCGTCCAACGAAGAGATACGAAAGATGTTCCCCTTCTTTGGTACTTCGGATTAG
- the ribA gene encoding GTP cyclohydrolase II, which translates to MSSPFNSVPEAVDAIARGEIVIVLDAENRENEGDYICAAEKATIENVNFMLSGRGQLCVAVLPDVCNRLDLHPLVERNDAPLKTAFQTPVDHRNAKTGITAAERSETIQALIQPHSHAEDFVRPGHVYPLLAKEGGVLRRAGHTEAAVDLARMAGLEPAGALCEVLNESGDRATRDDLLALAKKHDLKIITIEELIAHRRVNEKLVSRNAQADLPTSFGDFKIIVYDVQFEDQEPIALVYGDLTSPDGPPPLVRMHSSCFTGDLVDSLRCDCGDQLKMALKVISDEGRGALVYLPQEGRGIGLAQKIHAYALQDQGLDTVEANHALGFKADMRDYGIGLQILKDLGLREVRLLTNNPKKTEAFNLRGFDLQVVDQVPIISESNVHNARYLQTKRDKMGHQLPSDPVESAE; encoded by the coding sequence ATGAGTTCCCCGTTCAACAGCGTCCCCGAAGCCGTTGATGCGATCGCGCGTGGCGAAATCGTGATCGTTCTCGACGCCGAGAATCGTGAAAACGAAGGCGACTACATCTGCGCGGCCGAAAAAGCGACGATCGAAAACGTCAACTTCATGCTCTCCGGACGCGGCCAACTGTGCGTCGCCGTCCTCCCCGACGTCTGCAATCGCTTGGATCTGCACCCGTTGGTCGAACGCAACGACGCACCTTTAAAGACAGCCTTCCAGACGCCCGTCGATCATCGCAACGCCAAGACCGGGATCACCGCAGCCGAACGTTCCGAAACGATCCAGGCGCTGATCCAACCCCACAGCCACGCCGAAGACTTTGTCCGCCCCGGGCACGTCTATCCGCTGCTGGCGAAAGAGGGAGGCGTGTTGCGCCGGGCCGGGCACACCGAAGCTGCTGTCGATCTCGCCCGCATGGCGGGGCTGGAACCAGCCGGCGCGCTCTGCGAAGTCCTCAACGAATCGGGAGACCGCGCCACGCGCGACGACCTGCTGGCGTTGGCCAAGAAACACGACCTGAAGATCATCACGATCGAAGAACTGATCGCCCATCGCCGGGTGAATGAAAAGCTGGTTTCGCGAAACGCACAAGCGGATCTACCGACATCGTTTGGCGACTTCAAAATCATCGTCTACGACGTCCAGTTCGAAGACCAGGAACCGATCGCGTTGGTTTACGGAGACCTGACCTCTCCCGATGGCCCGCCGCCGTTGGTGCGGATGCACAGCAGTTGCTTCACCGGCGACCTGGTCGATTCGCTTCGCTGCGATTGCGGCGACCAACTGAAGATGGCCCTGAAGGTGATCAGCGACGAGGGACGCGGCGCGTTGGTCTATCTGCCGCAAGAGGGCCGTGGTATCGGACTGGCCCAAAAGATCCACGCTTACGCATTGCAAGACCAAGGCCTCGACACAGTCGAAGCGAACCACGCGTTGGGCTTCAAAGCCGACATGCGCGACTACGGCATCGGGCTGCAGATCCTCAAAGACCTCGGGCTCCGCGAAGTCCGCCTGCTGACCAACAACCCCAAGAAGACCGAAGCCTTCAATCTCCGCGGCTTCGATCTGCAGGTCGTCGATCAAGTGCCGATCATCTCCGAATCGAACGTTCACAACGCGCGTTACTTGCAAACCAAGCGAGACAAGATGGGGCACCAATTGCCCAGCGATCCGGTCGAGTCGGCCGAATGA
- the pssA gene encoding CDP-diacylglycerol--serine O-phosphatidyltransferase translates to MSLSFLPTMLTLGNGACGMASIAMAYNSELNWSTENKLFAAGCLIFAGMLFDAFDGWAARATKQTSEFGAQLDSLCDAITFGVAPAVLVWQYSNVLPLRVIYPIGVLFTLCTILRLARFNVETPSDDAEDHAYFEGLPSPAAAGTIATFAIATPELSGMQTSVADPHTQELAATVLASCQYLLPALAVILAYLMVSRFRYEHFVPKWLGGHWSPFQIGLALFAIMTVVVVKELALPLMFCYYAFESPIRNWMRLPESARASG, encoded by the coding sequence ATGAGCCTCAGCTTTCTGCCGACGATGCTGACCCTTGGCAACGGTGCCTGTGGCATGGCAAGTATCGCCATGGCTTATAACTCCGAATTGAACTGGTCGACCGAAAACAAGCTGTTTGCCGCCGGATGCTTGATCTTCGCCGGAATGTTGTTCGACGCCTTTGATGGCTGGGCCGCCCGAGCGACCAAGCAGACCAGCGAATTTGGCGCACAACTGGACAGCCTGTGTGATGCGATCACCTTTGGCGTCGCCCCCGCAGTGCTGGTTTGGCAGTACTCCAACGTCCTGCCGCTACGGGTGATCTACCCGATCGGCGTTCTCTTTACGCTCTGCACGATCCTGCGACTGGCCCGATTCAACGTCGAAACGCCAAGCGACGATGCCGAGGACCACGCTTATTTTGAGGGGCTGCCAAGCCCTGCCGCTGCGGGCACGATCGCTACCTTTGCGATCGCCACCCCCGAACTCTCGGGCATGCAGACATCCGTTGCCGATCCGCATACTCAAGAGCTGGCCGCCACGGTCTTGGCCAGTTGCCAATACCTTTTGCCAGCTCTGGCGGTAATATTGGCTTACCTGATGGTCTCGCGATTTCGCTACGAGCATTTTGTCCCGAAGTGGCTCGGCGGACACTGGTCTCCATTCCAGATCGGCCTGGCCCTTTTTGCTATTATGACAGTTGTGGTCGTGAAGGAATTAGCTCTGCCGCTGATGTTCTGCTACTACGCGTTTGAATCCCCGATCCGGAATTGGATGCGTTTGCCCGAATCGGCACGCGCAAGCGGTTAG
- a CDS encoding class I SAM-dependent methyltransferase yields MEIDVAPAEDEKSQQDAPSRSGSKVKAERAQLYKQLAPAYEVLFPLVIRNHIRSSIQSLDIPEGSKVLEVGIGTGVSMPVYPQHAKITGIDLSEPMLEVAQKRIQREGWDHFDLRAMNAEQLDFPDESFDFVTAFHVVTVVSKPQKMMAEITRVLKPGGRLLVINHFRSRRKWIANMVDRADSVTRHLGWRTNLECQSIIENLPLEVERRYKSSPFSLFTIVKAKRC; encoded by the coding sequence ATGGAAATCGACGTCGCCCCGGCGGAAGACGAAAAATCTCAGCAGGATGCCCCATCGCGCTCCGGTTCAAAAGTGAAGGCCGAACGGGCCCAGTTGTACAAGCAACTGGCTCCCGCCTACGAAGTTCTTTTCCCGTTGGTGATCCGCAACCACATCCGCAGCAGCATTCAATCGCTGGACATCCCCGAGGGATCGAAAGTTCTCGAAGTCGGAATCGGGACGGGTGTCTCGATGCCGGTCTATCCGCAGCACGCCAAGATCACCGGGATCGACCTCTCCGAACCGATGCTGGAAGTCGCTCAAAAACGGATCCAACGCGAGGGATGGGATCATTTTGATCTGCGAGCGATGAACGCCGAACAGCTCGATTTCCCCGACGAAAGCTTCGACTTCGTGACCGCGTTTCACGTCGTCACCGTCGTTTCAAAGCCGCAGAAGATGATGGCGGAGATCACGCGGGTCCTCAAACCGGGCGGACGACTGCTGGTCATCAACCACTTCCGCAGCCGCCGCAAGTGGATCGCCAACATGGTCGATCGCGCCGACAGCGTCACCCGGCACCTCGGCTGGCGGACCAATCTCGAATGCCAATCGATCATCGAGAATCTGCCCCTGGAAGTCGAACGCCGCTACAAATCGTCTCCCTTCTCGCTCTTTACGATCGTCAAGGCGAAACGCTGCTAG
- a CDS encoding prephenate dehydrogenase — protein MNREAQEAWRPRRIAVIGVGLLGGSVALAAKRRWPDATLVGSSRKPETRQTMLDLQVVDHAFADAIQCVADCDLIIIAAPVGHIARLLPEIADASDHGAIITDVGSTKQEIVAAAEAHPAAALRFVGSHPIAGSERTGVENASVDLFQGKLSITTPTDQTDPIRHDRVKQFWREIGCRVISMSPADHDLALASASHMPHIASAALALALPQKFAHLTGSGFRDATRIAAGDPLMWRQIVEANAPAVLAQLQQYESAIGQFRGAIASQDWAGIEKLFADAQTAKQTIDAATCGPEDDSE, from the coding sequence ATGAACCGCGAGGCGCAGGAAGCTTGGCGGCCGCGACGGATCGCCGTAATTGGTGTCGGTTTATTAGGCGGTTCGGTCGCGTTGGCAGCAAAGCGTCGCTGGCCCGACGCAACGCTTGTCGGTTCGTCTCGCAAGCCCGAGACGCGGCAGACGATGCTCGACCTACAAGTCGTCGACCACGCATTTGCTGATGCGATCCAGTGCGTCGCCGATTGCGACCTGATCATCATCGCAGCCCCCGTTGGCCACATCGCCCGGTTGCTGCCCGAGATCGCCGATGCCAGCGATCACGGTGCGATCATCACCGATGTCGGCAGCACCAAACAGGAAATCGTTGCGGCAGCCGAAGCGCACCCCGCCGCGGCGCTGCGGTTTGTCGGATCGCACCCGATCGCCGGCAGCGAGCGAACGGGAGTCGAAAACGCTTCGGTCGATCTGTTCCAAGGCAAGCTTTCGATCACCACACCGACCGACCAAACCGATCCGATCCGCCACGACCGCGTAAAGCAATTTTGGAGAGAGATCGGTTGCCGCGTGATCTCGATGAGTCCCGCCGATCACGACCTCGCATTGGCTTCTGCCAGCCATATGCCGCACATCGCATCAGCCGCTTTGGCCCTGGCGCTGCCACAAAAATTTGCCCATCTGACCGGATCGGGATTCCGCGACGCGACGCGGATCGCGGCGGGAGATCCTTTGATGTGGCGGCAGATCGTCGAAGCGAACGCACCGGCCGTCTTGGCTCAGTTGCAGCAATACGAATCGGCGATCGGCCAGTTCCGCGGCGCGATCGCTAGCCAGGATTGGGCTGGAATCGAAAAGCTGTTTGCCGACGCGCAAACCGCAAAACAAACGATCGATGCCGCGACGTGTGGCCCCGAAGACGACTCAGAATAA
- a CDS encoding family 16 glycoside hydrolase encodes MRIALCSLLTALICSVAWSQPTTYATPEAAAEDPDFATQGEYVGPKRAMQVIALGDGEFEAVIYAGGLPGDGWDKTPPQRVPLDADAVLDLVDANQMQRVDRKSPTLGQQPPAGAIVMFDGTTETMEAHWQSGRMTDDGLLIEGVTSKDRFDDFRLHLEFRTPFMPAARGQARGNSGVYYQGRYETQVLDSFGLAGAMNETGGIYTIRDPDLNMCFPPLAWQTYDADFTAARYDDAGKKTADAKLTVRLNGVIVQQNVALPHKTRAAPNDEGPQPGPLYLQNHGNPVRFRNIWVQPRDADKEARRPRVPGFERFATSAGGDAALGGHLLISELGCAACHLQAKPAVAAKQAPILDSVGSRIRPDHLLAFIGDPHGEKPGTTMPDLLAGLEPQQRDATVRALASYLVSTGVVVDRVGDPVAAGRGKELFHMIGCTACHAPQDGTVVSDATTIPLGKLGQKYTFDSLVGFLKQPHATRPSGRMPSFGFQDGEAEDLATYLLREVILGEAGVNTKATFYEGSWKTLPDFETLTAEKEVETFGLDIEASGRTDRFAARFDSYFIAPKRAKYKFHLGSDDGSRVLVDGKQVVLYDGIHPHGTRTAEVLLEQGVHELRVEYFEFAGYESLTLEIEGGGLNRITIDSILSLDPSGQMAEPLFKSTFQPDLKLVQQGRELFTSVGCAACHQLKSLPTDATKSLVAPAMKSLDTSAGCLAETPVAGLPNFDLNVAQRQAIGRAIDELRAGPQEIDAAGLVHQTMATMNCYACHSRDKIGGPEATRDAVFKTTMQEMGDEGRLPPPLTGVGDKLKSDYITQILNKGADERPYMLANMPGFGTHNLPGFVDALVALDQKSEAEIAAIDQPRDELLSAGRMLAGNKGLSCVKCHTFGGQGAPGIGAIDMQRMTSRLREDWFHRYLMSPQTYRPGTRMPASFPDGKSVVPDLYEGHPNTQIGALWTYLADGSKARPPIGVEKELIELIPEERPIIYRNFIEGLTPRGIAVGYPQRVHIAWDAGTMSLALAWKGAFIDASKHWVGRGPGKQGPLGDAIRSLEKVAPLARLDAIDAPWPTEDLREQGYRFLGYRLNPSGQPTFRYRAGEVTVEDTPLPEVDDSGAVSLRRQLQLTGPADTAGLTLRVAAGKKIEAADDGWYRVDGEYSIRIDGPAELVSVGDGQELRVPVSLENGTATIEEQIRW; translated from the coding sequence ATGCGAATTGCACTCTGCAGCCTGTTGACCGCTTTGATTTGTTCGGTGGCTTGGTCTCAACCGACCACCTACGCCACGCCCGAGGCTGCGGCCGAAGATCCTGATTTTGCAACGCAAGGCGAATACGTCGGTCCCAAGCGGGCGATGCAGGTGATCGCGTTGGGAGACGGGGAATTTGAAGCGGTCATCTACGCAGGCGGTCTGCCCGGCGATGGCTGGGACAAGACACCACCACAACGCGTTCCGCTGGACGCCGATGCGGTTCTCGATCTGGTCGACGCCAATCAAATGCAGCGCGTCGATCGGAAGAGTCCCACGTTGGGGCAGCAACCTCCGGCCGGCGCGATCGTGATGTTCGATGGCACCACCGAAACGATGGAGGCTCATTGGCAGTCGGGTCGGATGACCGATGATGGACTGTTGATCGAAGGGGTGACCAGCAAAGACCGCTTCGACGATTTTCGTTTGCACCTGGAATTCCGCACTCCGTTTATGCCTGCAGCACGTGGACAAGCTCGCGGCAACAGCGGCGTCTATTATCAAGGCCGTTACGAAACGCAGGTCCTCGATTCGTTTGGACTCGCCGGTGCAATGAACGAAACCGGCGGGATCTACACGATCCGCGATCCCGATCTGAACATGTGCTTCCCGCCGCTCGCTTGGCAAACCTACGACGCCGACTTCACCGCCGCTCGCTACGATGACGCCGGCAAGAAGACCGCCGATGCCAAACTGACCGTGCGATTAAACGGCGTGATCGTGCAACAGAATGTGGCGCTGCCGCACAAGACGCGAGCGGCTCCCAACGACGAAGGGCCCCAACCGGGACCACTGTACCTGCAGAACCACGGCAATCCGGTTCGCTTTCGCAATATCTGGGTTCAGCCTCGCGATGCCGATAAAGAAGCTCGCCGTCCCCGCGTCCCCGGCTTTGAACGCTTTGCAACTTCCGCCGGCGGCGACGCCGCCTTGGGCGGGCATCTATTGATCAGCGAACTCGGCTGCGCAGCCTGCCATCTGCAAGCCAAGCCCGCGGTCGCCGCCAAACAGGCTCCGATTCTCGACAGCGTTGGCAGCCGCATCCGCCCCGATCATCTACTGGCGTTCATCGGCGACCCGCACGGGGAAAAGCCAGGGACGACGATGCCCGATCTGCTGGCGGGACTCGAACCGCAACAGCGTGACGCGACGGTTCGTGCGCTTGCCAGTTACCTCGTTTCGACCGGCGTCGTCGTCGATCGCGTGGGGGATCCCGTAGCGGCTGGTCGCGGCAAAGAACTGTTCCACATGATCGGCTGCACCGCCTGCCACGCGCCGCAAGATGGCACGGTCGTCTCCGATGCGACAACGATCCCGTTGGGTAAGCTGGGGCAGAAGTACACGTTCGATTCGTTGGTCGGGTTCTTGAAGCAGCCGCATGCGACGCGCCCCAGCGGTCGGATGCCCAGCTTCGGTTTCCAAGATGGCGAAGCGGAAGATCTGGCGACCTACCTATTGCGCGAGGTAATCTTGGGCGAAGCGGGGGTCAACACCAAGGCGACCTTTTATGAAGGGAGCTGGAAGACGCTGCCCGATTTTGAAACGCTGACGGCGGAAAAGGAAGTCGAAACGTTTGGGCTGGACATCGAAGCCAGCGGTCGCACCGACCGCTTTGCCGCCCGTTTCGACAGCTACTTCATCGCGCCGAAGCGGGCCAAATACAAGTTCCATCTGGGATCGGACGATGGCAGCCGCGTGCTTGTCGACGGCAAGCAGGTCGTGCTGTACGACGGCATCCATCCGCATGGCACGCGGACCGCAGAGGTTTTGCTGGAGCAAGGTGTTCACGAACTGCGAGTCGAATATTTTGAGTTCGCTGGCTACGAATCGTTAACGCTGGAGATCGAAGGGGGCGGGTTGAATCGGATCACGATCGATTCGATCCTGTCGCTCGATCCGTCGGGGCAGATGGCCGAGCCGCTGTTCAAGTCGACCTTCCAGCCCGATCTCAAGTTGGTCCAGCAGGGACGCGAGTTGTTCACAAGCGTCGGCTGTGCCGCTTGTCATCAATTGAAGTCGCTGCCGACCGACGCCACGAAATCGCTGGTCGCCCCGGCGATGAAGTCGCTCGATACGTCTGCCGGTTGCTTGGCGGAGACGCCCGTTGCCGGCCTGCCGAACTTTGACCTCAACGTCGCGCAGCGTCAGGCGATCGGCCGCGCGATCGATGAATTGCGTGCGGGGCCTCAGGAAATCGACGCCGCGGGATTGGTTCATCAGACGATGGCAACGATGAACTGTTACGCCTGTCACAGCCGCGACAAAATCGGCGGTCCCGAAGCGACTCGCGATGCTGTCTTTAAGACGACGATGCAGGAGATGGGAGATGAAGGACGTCTGCCGCCACCGCTGACCGGCGTGGGAGACAAATTGAAGTCTGACTACATCACGCAGATCCTGAACAAGGGAGCGGACGAGCGGCCCTACATGCTGGCCAATATGCCCGGCTTTGGAACCCACAACCTGCCCGGTTTCGTCGACGCTTTGGTTGCGTTGGATCAGAAAAGCGAAGCCGAAATCGCGGCGATCGATCAGCCGCGGGACGAACTGCTTTCGGCCGGACGCATGCTGGCGGGCAACAAAGGACTCTCCTGCGTCAAGTGTCACACGTTTGGCGGTCAGGGAGCGCCCGGGATCGGCGCGATCGACATGCAACGGATGACGTCGCGTTTGCGAGAGGACTGGTTCCACCGGTATCTGATGTCGCCGCAAACCTATCGCCCGGGAACCCGGATGCCGGCCAGTTTCCCCGACGGCAAGTCGGTGGTTCCCGATCTCTATGAAGGCCATCCCAATACTCAGATCGGTGCCTTGTGGACCTATCTTGCCGACGGTTCAAAGGCTCGCCCGCCGATCGGTGTCGAGAAGGAGCTGATCGAATTGATTCCCGAAGAGCGGCCGATCATCTACCGCAACTTTATCGAAGGGCTGACGCCGCGGGGGATCGCCGTTGGATATCCTCAACGCGTTCACATCGCATGGGACGCCGGCACGATGTCGCTGGCGTTGGCATGGAAGGGAGCGTTCATCGACGCCAGCAAGCACTGGGTCGGACGTGGCCCTGGGAAGCAGGGGCCGTTGGGCGACGCGATCCGATCGTTGGAGAAAGTTGCTCCGTTGGCCCGGCTCGACGCGATCGATGCTCCCTGGCCGACCGAAGATCTGCGAGAACAGGGATATCGATTCCTTGGCTATCGCTTGAACCCCAGCGGTCAACCGACGTTCCGCTATCGCGCCGGCGAAGTGACTGTCGAAGACACGCCGCTGCCCGAGGTCGACGATTCCGGAGCGGTCTCGCTGCGCCGCCAGTTGCAATTGACAGGCCCCGCCGACACTGCCGGGCTGACGCTTCGCGTGGCAGCGGGCAAGAAGATCGAAGCGGCCGACGACGGCTGGTATCGCGTCGACGGCGAATATTCGATCCGCATCGACGGACCGGCCGAGCTGGTCTCTGTCGGCGATGGGCAAGAGTTGCGAGTGCCGGTTTCGCTGGAAAACGGTACAGCGACGATCGAAGAACAGATCCGTTGGTGA
- a CDS encoding DUF1559 domain-containing protein, which yields MRNRTQGFTLVELLVVIAIIGILVGLLLPAVQAAREAARRMQCSNNFKQFGLALHNYHDTHQTFPAGSRYNTEPGNIGGNRINGWVAILPFMEMGNVYDLWDFRVDYDNAANNAAKATVVDAMFCPSKPRPLQGSSTVAYGDYAFSTGTGSTNDGNTNSWRGIFNQNSRVAFRDITDGTSNTIAAGEMDSNFNLSNHIWRWGYHSHRNMCYPLNRKIVGDAAFSHITNNGTVVAGTSATEYSDRWANFGSHHPGGAQFLKADGSVAFIAETIQYLTYQYLGDKADGNVIPAQ from the coding sequence ATGCGAAATCGCACTCAAGGCTTTACGCTCGTGGAGCTTCTTGTCGTCATCGCGATCATTGGCATTCTCGTCGGCCTATTGTTGCCGGCTGTACAAGCGGCTCGCGAAGCGGCACGGCGGATGCAGTGCAGCAACAATTTTAAGCAATTTGGACTTGCGCTCCATAATTACCACGATACGCACCAGACGTTTCCAGCCGGCTCCAGATACAACACCGAACCTGGCAACATCGGCGGCAACCGCATCAACGGTTGGGTCGCGATTCTGCCATTTATGGAGATGGGAAACGTCTACGATCTCTGGGATTTCCGAGTCGACTATGACAACGCGGCGAACAATGCTGCAAAGGCAACGGTCGTGGATGCAATGTTCTGTCCATCCAAACCGCGTCCTTTGCAGGGAAGTAGCACCGTGGCATACGGCGACTACGCATTCAGCACAGGTACTGGCAGCACCAACGATGGTAACACGAACTCATGGCGAGGAATATTCAATCAGAATTCGCGAGTTGCATTTCGTGATATTACCGATGGCACGAGCAACACAATCGCAGCGGGTGAGATGGACTCGAACTTCAATCTAAGCAACCATATCTGGCGATGGGGCTATCACTCGCACCGAAACATGTGCTACCCGCTGAACCGAAAAATCGTGGGTGATGCGGCTTTCTCCCACATTACAAACAACGGCACCGTCGTTGCGGGGACGTCCGCTACGGAATATAGCGATCGATGGGCTAATTTTGGCTCCCATCATCCCGGAGGAGCGCAATTTTTGAAGGCCGATGGATCCGTGGCATTCATCGCCGAGACTATCCAATATCTCACCTACCAGTACCTTGGTGACAAGGCGGACGGCAATGTAATCCCTGCCCAGTAG